The Kitasatospora setae KM-6054 genome contains a region encoding:
- a CDS encoding TOMM precursor leader peptide-binding protein: MSELIGFKRHFTPYVVDGEAVYLVSERGVSVVDGRLAQALAPLLDGTRTAEQIGAALDGVVPADKLRAGVDKLRAGGWVTAADPGTDRPGAAFFEMAGQDGDAAMTALRAATVRIEVHGELDPAPFLAALAAAGVTVDQDAEFTVALTEDYLHPGLAERNRQALADGRPWLLARPVGSIVWVGPVFQPDGPGGAEGSGCWECLAHRLSANRQSLSYLQHRLGQDEPISTAGAHLPATLALGTQLAALETAKWLAGARPERPAVTTLDTVLLESEKHVLVRRPQCPSCGDDTLVAARQLAPVAFESRPKAFTADGGHRSASPEDMLEKYRPQLSPITGVVTTLVPAARTPTGLRVYVSGQNLSRQSGDLKQLRTGLRSVSCGKGRTDVQARASALGEAMERFSGVFQGDEARRTATFAELGDAAIHPERTLLYSAKQYAERDRWNVKQSMFNVVPVPFRADDPIEWSPAWSLTERRQRWLPTQAMYYGYRHGGRFYAAGDSNGCAAGTSFEDAVLQGFLELVERDAVALWWYNRVQRPAVDLDAFGDPYIDQLREVYRGLRREIWALDLTADFGIPVVGAFSRRTDAKPGGGTNEDVLIAFGAHLDPHIALTRALTEMNQFLGPVAGDEHGRVNYAGADPEQKAWWTTATTANQPYLLPDPHAPRSTPASWLPLAGADLADDLALVQKIVEDRGMEFLVADQTRPDVGLPVARVIVPGMRHFWARFAPGRLYDVPVRLGWLDTPTPESELNPIPIFI; this comes from the coding sequence ATGTCCGAACTCATCGGCTTCAAACGCCACTTCACTCCGTACGTGGTCGACGGCGAGGCCGTCTACCTGGTCTCCGAGCGCGGCGTCTCGGTGGTCGACGGCCGGCTCGCCCAGGCCCTCGCCCCGCTGCTGGACGGCACCCGCACCGCCGAGCAGATCGGCGCCGCCCTGGACGGCGTGGTGCCCGCCGACAAGCTCCGCGCGGGCGTCGACAAGCTCCGGGCCGGCGGCTGGGTCACCGCCGCCGACCCCGGCACCGACCGCCCCGGCGCCGCCTTCTTCGAGATGGCCGGGCAGGACGGCGACGCCGCGATGACCGCGCTGCGCGCCGCCACCGTCCGGATCGAGGTGCACGGCGAACTCGACCCCGCGCCGTTCCTGGCCGCGCTCGCCGCCGCGGGCGTCACCGTCGACCAGGACGCCGAGTTCACCGTCGCGCTCACCGAGGACTACCTGCACCCCGGCCTGGCCGAGCGCAACCGGCAGGCCCTCGCCGACGGCCGCCCCTGGCTGCTGGCCCGCCCGGTCGGCTCGATCGTCTGGGTCGGCCCGGTCTTCCAGCCGGACGGCCCCGGCGGCGCCGAGGGCTCCGGCTGCTGGGAGTGCCTGGCGCACCGGCTCTCCGCCAACCGGCAGTCGCTCAGCTACCTCCAGCACCGCCTCGGCCAGGACGAGCCGATCTCCACCGCGGGCGCCCACCTGCCCGCCACCCTGGCCCTGGGCACCCAGCTCGCCGCCCTGGAGACCGCCAAGTGGCTGGCCGGCGCCCGCCCGGAGCGGCCCGCCGTCACCACCCTGGACACCGTGCTGCTGGAGAGCGAGAAGCACGTCCTGGTGCGCCGCCCGCAGTGCCCGTCCTGCGGCGACGACACGCTGGTGGCCGCGCGCCAACTCGCCCCGGTCGCCTTCGAGTCCCGCCCCAAGGCGTTCACCGCCGACGGCGGCCACCGCTCCGCCTCGCCCGAGGACATGCTGGAGAAGTACCGCCCCCAGCTCAGCCCGATCACCGGCGTCGTCACCACCCTCGTCCCGGCCGCCCGCACCCCCACCGGCCTGCGGGTCTACGTCTCCGGGCAGAACCTGTCCCGGCAGAGCGGCGACCTCAAGCAGCTGCGCACCGGCCTGCGCTCGGTCTCCTGCGGCAAGGGCCGCACCGACGTGCAGGCCAGGGCCTCCGCGCTCGGCGAGGCGATGGAGCGCTTCTCCGGCGTCTTCCAGGGCGACGAGGCCCGCCGCACCGCCACCTTCGCCGAACTCGGCGACGCCGCGATCCACCCCGAGCGCACCCTGCTCTACTCCGCCAAGCAGTACGCCGAGCGCGACCGCTGGAACGTCAAGCAGTCCATGTTCAACGTCGTCCCGGTGCCGTTCCGCGCCGACGACCCGATCGAGTGGTCCCCGGCCTGGTCGCTCACCGAGCGGCGGCAGCGCTGGCTGCCCACCCAGGCGATGTACTACGGCTACCGGCACGGCGGCCGGTTCTACGCCGCCGGCGACTCCAACGGCTGCGCGGCCGGCACCTCCTTCGAGGACGCCGTCCTCCAGGGCTTCCTGGAACTCGTCGAACGGGACGCCGTCGCGCTCTGGTGGTACAACCGGGTCCAGCGCCCCGCCGTCGACCTCGACGCCTTCGGCGACCCGTACATCGACCAGCTCCGCGAGGTCTACCGCGGCCTGCGCCGGGAGATCTGGGCGCTCGACCTGACCGCCGACTTCGGCATCCCGGTGGTCGGCGCGTTCTCCCGCCGGACCGACGCCAAGCCGGGCGGCGGCACCAACGAGGACGTGCTGATCGCCTTCGGCGCCCACCTCGACCCGCACATCGCGCTCACCCGCGCCCTGACCGAGATGAACCAGTTCCTCGGCCCGGTGGCCGGCGACGAGCACGGCCGGGTCAACTACGCGGGCGCCGACCCCGAGCAGAAGGCGTGGTGGACCACCGCCACCACCGCCAACCAGCCCTACCTGCTGCCCGACCCGCACGCACCGCGCTCCACCCCGGCCAGCTGGCTCCCGCTCGCGGGCGCCGACCTCGCCGACGACCTGGCGCTCGTCCAGAAGATCGTCGAGGACCGCGGCATGGAGTTCCTGGTCGCCGACCAGACCCGCCCCGACGTGGGGCTGCCCGTCGCCCGGGTGATCGTCCCCGGCATGCGGCACTTCTGGGCCAGGTTCGCGCCCGGCCGGCTCTACGACGTCCCGGTCCGGCTCGGCTGGCTGGACACCCCGACCCCGGAGAGCGAGCTCAACCCGATCCCCATCTTCATCTGA
- a CDS encoding SagB family peptide dehydrogenase yields the protein MTVIDTLPPAPATGGHHPLRRLLRLRPEVEVTAQGADVELAHPWGRQRVHALGERTVAALLDLTRADADLDLLALDHVRLLKLLERFPYLVTTTVAGPLGTPLATAVPIARAAALPGFARPTGPLVLSRFAYLRRLPDGQGADGESCVLESPMAPFRLTLHQAAAGAFVAALSTSRTAAEAALLAGMSPGEGEALAGLLAGGGFLDAGQGGEAPLWDFHDLLFHARSRPGRHDYPTGGVFAHQDVPQLPAVSTPGAREEGEGIDLPVPDWNTVVARDPALSEVLEGRRSVRSYADTPVTVDQLAELLYRVARVRRVIPGDPADPHGYDGVERPYPAGGATGELEVYLSVVKCVGLEPGVYRYDAAAHRLRPRPFQHPGEEAAFSELVTAAWRATACTVDPQVLLTVTSRFGRLSWKYSQIAYALTLKHVGVLYQTLYLVATAMGLAPCGLGSGDTDAAARALGLDWTAESSVGEFLIGSRPDNVPRTAHGFADVVDAARGGEGFGENF from the coding sequence ATGACCGTCATCGACACCCTGCCGCCCGCCCCCGCCACCGGGGGCCACCACCCGCTGCGCCGGCTGCTCCGGCTCCGCCCCGAGGTCGAGGTCACCGCCCAGGGCGCCGACGTCGAACTCGCCCACCCGTGGGGCCGCCAGCGCGTCCACGCGCTCGGCGAGCGCACCGTCGCCGCGCTGCTCGACCTCACCCGTGCCGACGCCGACCTCGACCTGCTGGCCCTCGACCACGTCCGGCTGCTCAAACTGCTCGAACGCTTCCCGTACCTGGTCACCACCACCGTGGCCGGCCCGCTCGGCACCCCGCTGGCCACCGCCGTCCCGATCGCCCGCGCCGCCGCGCTGCCCGGCTTCGCCCGCCCCACCGGCCCGCTGGTGCTCTCCCGGTTCGCCTACCTGCGCCGGCTGCCCGACGGCCAGGGCGCGGACGGCGAGAGCTGCGTCCTCGAATCGCCGATGGCCCCGTTCCGGCTCACCCTGCACCAGGCCGCGGCCGGCGCCTTCGTCGCCGCGCTCAGCACCTCCCGCACCGCCGCCGAGGCCGCGCTGCTCGCCGGAATGTCCCCCGGCGAGGGCGAGGCGCTGGCCGGACTGCTGGCCGGCGGCGGCTTCCTGGACGCCGGCCAGGGCGGCGAGGCCCCGCTCTGGGACTTCCACGACCTGCTGTTCCACGCCCGCAGCCGCCCCGGCCGGCACGACTACCCGACCGGCGGCGTCTTCGCCCACCAGGACGTCCCGCAGCTGCCGGCCGTCTCCACCCCCGGCGCCCGCGAGGAGGGCGAGGGCATCGACCTGCCCGTCCCGGACTGGAACACCGTGGTCGCCCGCGACCCCGCGCTCAGCGAGGTCCTCGAAGGCCGCCGCTCGGTCCGCAGCTACGCCGACACCCCGGTCACCGTCGACCAACTCGCCGAACTGCTCTACCGGGTGGCCCGGGTCCGCCGCGTCATCCCCGGCGACCCCGCCGACCCGCACGGCTACGACGGCGTCGAACGCCCCTACCCGGCCGGCGGCGCCACCGGCGAACTGGAGGTCTACCTCTCGGTGGTCAAGTGCGTCGGCCTGGAGCCCGGCGTCTACCGCTACGACGCCGCCGCCCACCGGCTGCGCCCCCGCCCCTTCCAACACCCCGGCGAGGAGGCCGCGTTCAGCGAACTCGTGACCGCCGCCTGGCGCGCCACCGCCTGCACCGTCGACCCGCAGGTGCTGCTCACCGTCACCAGCCGGTTCGGCCGGCTCTCCTGGAAGTACAGCCAGATCGCGTACGCGCTGACCCTCAAGCACGTCGGCGTGCTCTACCAGACCCTCTACCTGGTCGCCACCGCGATGGGCCTCGCCCCCTGCGGCCTCGGCTCCGGCGACACCGACGCCGCCGCCCGCGCGCTCGGCCTGGACTGGACGGCCGAGTCCTCGGTCGGCGAGTTCCTGATCGGCAGCCGGCCCGACAACGTGCCGCGCACCGCGCACGGCTTCGCCGACGTGGTGGACGCCGCCCGCGGCGGAGAGGGCTTCGGCGAGAACTTCTGA
- a CDS encoding response regulator transcription factor, protein MTTALERPPARRVMTDGFPLGGAAAVAVTATRILLADGHHLFRSGLGALLDREEDLAVVAEAAGCEEAAAVAARARPALAVLGLEPEQADGAVLARQVQQAAPGAAVLLLVPALPRTAESRRALVEGAAGVLVKDVQAPALIAAVRELARGGRVYDPRLVLDVVRAGQAGPLSRRELAVLGEIAEGSTVREAAAALSLSPGTVRNYVSAAIAKTRARNRCDAIRIARECGWL, encoded by the coding sequence ATGACGACCGCACTGGAACGCCCGCCGGCACGGCGGGTCATGACGGACGGGTTCCCGCTCGGCGGGGCGGCGGCGGTGGCGGTGACGGCGACCAGGATCCTGCTGGCCGACGGCCACCACCTGTTCCGCTCGGGCCTGGGGGCCCTGCTGGACCGGGAGGAGGACCTCGCGGTGGTCGCCGAGGCGGCCGGCTGCGAGGAGGCCGCGGCGGTGGCCGCCCGGGCGCGGCCCGCGCTGGCGGTGCTGGGCCTGGAGCCCGAGCAGGCCGACGGCGCGGTGCTGGCCCGGCAGGTGCAGCAGGCGGCGCCGGGCGCGGCGGTGCTGCTGCTGGTGCCGGCCCTGCCGCGGACGGCGGAGTCGCGGCGGGCGCTGGTGGAGGGCGCGGCCGGGGTGCTGGTGAAGGACGTGCAGGCGCCGGCGCTGATCGCCGCGGTGCGCGAACTGGCCCGCGGCGGCCGGGTGTACGACCCCCGGCTGGTGCTGGACGTGGTGCGGGCCGGGCAGGCCGGGCCGCTGAGCCGCCGGGAGCTGGCGGTGCTGGGCGAGATCGCCGAGGGCAGCACGGTGCGGGAGGCGGCCGCGGCGCTGTCGCTCTCGCCGGGGACGGTGCGCAACTACGTCTCGGCGGCGATCGCCAAGACCCGGGCCCGCAACCGCTGCGACGCGATCCGGATCGCCCGCGAGTGCGGCTGGCTGTAA
- a CDS encoding LuxR C-terminal-related transcriptional regulator produces the protein MTAGGPIGLDAFGEAVYRAMLLHPDLDTGGLAGHLDSTEAEVGDALDRLADLALTRPASCGTRWRAVNPERGLATLLAHQEAEEARRQREAERSRAAMAGLIAEYASIHAPGGGDQRGLELLASLDQVRDRLIQLASDATAEVLAFAPGGPQPAPVMEASRALDQETLERGVRMRTVYQDSVRNDPATVQYARWLHGLGGAVRTTPTLPLRMIVVDNATAIVPIDPDDPRKGAALLQSPGVVAALRALFDQVWEHARPLGESPQRDPRGLTGQERELLRLLAEGLTDERAGQRLGVSLRTVRRMMADLMIRMDARSRFQAGIQVAALGWLEAAEDAPA, from the coding sequence TTGACCGCCGGCGGCCCGATCGGGCTGGACGCGTTCGGCGAGGCCGTCTACCGCGCCATGCTGCTCCACCCCGACCTCGACACCGGCGGCCTGGCCGGCCACCTCGACTCCACCGAGGCCGAGGTCGGCGACGCCCTCGACCGGCTCGCCGACCTCGCCCTGACCCGCCCCGCCAGCTGCGGCACCCGCTGGCGCGCCGTCAACCCGGAACGCGGCCTCGCCACCCTGCTCGCCCACCAGGAGGCCGAGGAGGCCCGCCGCCAGCGCGAGGCCGAACGCAGCCGCGCCGCGATGGCCGGTCTGATCGCCGAGTACGCCAGCATCCACGCCCCCGGCGGCGGCGACCAGCGCGGCCTCGAACTGCTCGCCAGCCTCGACCAGGTCCGCGACCGGCTGATCCAGCTCGCCTCCGACGCCACCGCCGAGGTCCTCGCCTTCGCCCCCGGCGGCCCGCAGCCCGCCCCCGTCATGGAGGCCAGCCGCGCCCTCGACCAGGAGACCCTGGAACGCGGCGTCCGGATGCGCACCGTCTACCAGGACAGCGTCCGCAACGACCCCGCCACCGTCCAGTACGCCCGCTGGCTGCACGGCCTCGGCGGCGCCGTCCGCACCACCCCGACCCTCCCGCTGCGCATGATCGTGGTCGACAACGCCACCGCGATCGTCCCGATCGACCCCGACGACCCCCGCAAGGGCGCCGCCCTGCTCCAGAGCCCCGGCGTGGTCGCCGCCCTGCGCGCCCTCTTCGACCAGGTCTGGGAACACGCCCGCCCGCTCGGCGAGAGCCCCCAGCGCGACCCCCGCGGCCTCACCGGCCAGGAACGCGAACTCCTCCGCCTGCTCGCCGAGGGCCTCACCGACGAACGGGCCGGCCAGCGCCTCGGCGTCTCGCTGCGCACCGTCCGCCGGATGATGGCCGACCTGATGATCCGGATGGACGCCCGCAGCCGCTTCCAGGCCGGCATCCAGGTCGCCGCCCTCGGCTGGCTGGAGGCGGCCGAGGACGCCCCGGCGTAG
- the murJ gene encoding murein biosynthesis integral membrane protein MurJ codes for MTMHTADGSGDPYQAQQAAQQPPPQPYPQQAQQPQQPPYPQAQPYPQQAQDQPTMQLGRIPASALEQPWPPLPAQAPPPVPMRVPGPPVPSQRSGGEGAAEPPAAKKPASTGRNGLIMALGSLASRALGFVRSAVIVAALTNGPVGEAFNVANSLPNIVYMMLIGGALASVFVPELVHAMQTHQDGGTAYTDRLLTLCGVILVVLTLGAFLFAPQIVDLYSEFDGTQRELAIDFARYCLPQIFFYGVFTLLGQVLNSRDRFGAMMWTPVLNNVVAIGVFGAYLAIGRHAYQVGDVTDGDTMLLGLGSTLGIVVQAAALFPSLRSSGFRYRPRFDWRGAGLTRPLRSAGWALLLVVATQLSFAVITSLGTGAGKQAHDAGIAGGHGYAAYANAYQLFVVPQGVITISLVTALLPGMSRAATAGDFRRIGEDLSGMLRSSAAMIVTAAVLFLALAPQIAMAAYGYGSGPTVHADAMVVASLLMAFSIGLPAFCAQYALARGFYAMGDARTPFWLTLVTTGTNALMCWIAYEALPLRYKVVGMAFAHTTAAVVSVAVTGTALGRRLAKGAAGAAAPSAPAAAPVPAPRSDSTMVLRTDAFAPGADATVDLGTRRPARRGSGLEGGRLVVLHVGLVLACAPGALAAHWLAGRFGEGLFGSLAGLVAGSLAVLVSLFALARPLGVGASVAPFARKLRIPYPTPAPTSGKHRR; via the coding sequence ATGACCATGCACACCGCGGACGGCTCCGGCGACCCGTACCAGGCGCAGCAGGCGGCCCAGCAGCCGCCGCCCCAGCCGTACCCGCAGCAGGCGCAGCAGCCCCAGCAGCCGCCGTACCCGCAGGCGCAGCCGTACCCGCAGCAGGCGCAGGACCAGCCGACCATGCAGCTCGGCCGGATCCCCGCGTCCGCCCTCGAACAGCCCTGGCCGCCGCTGCCCGCGCAGGCGCCGCCGCCCGTCCCGATGCGGGTGCCCGGGCCGCCGGTGCCGTCGCAGCGGTCGGGCGGGGAGGGGGCCGCCGAGCCGCCCGCCGCCAAGAAGCCCGCCTCCACCGGGCGCAACGGCCTGATCATGGCGCTGGGTTCGCTGGCCTCCCGGGCGCTGGGCTTCGTGCGCAGCGCGGTGATCGTGGCGGCGCTGACCAACGGCCCGGTCGGCGAGGCGTTCAACGTGGCGAACTCGCTGCCGAACATCGTCTACATGATGCTGATCGGCGGCGCGCTGGCCTCGGTGTTCGTGCCGGAGCTGGTGCACGCGATGCAGACCCACCAGGACGGCGGCACGGCCTACACCGACCGGCTGCTCACCCTGTGCGGCGTGATCCTGGTGGTGCTGACGCTCGGCGCGTTCCTGTTCGCCCCGCAGATCGTCGACCTGTACTCGGAGTTCGACGGCACCCAGCGCGAACTGGCGATCGACTTCGCCCGGTACTGCCTGCCGCAGATCTTCTTCTACGGCGTGTTCACCCTGCTCGGGCAGGTGCTGAACTCCCGCGACCGGTTCGGCGCCATGATGTGGACGCCGGTGCTGAACAACGTCGTCGCGATCGGCGTGTTCGGCGCCTACCTGGCGATCGGCCGGCACGCCTACCAGGTCGGCGACGTGACCGACGGCGACACCATGCTGCTCGGCCTCGGCTCGACCCTGGGCATCGTGGTGCAGGCCGCCGCCCTGTTCCCCTCGCTGCGCTCCTCCGGCTTCCGCTACCGGCCCCGCTTCGACTGGCGCGGCGCGGGCCTGACCCGGCCGCTGCGCTCGGCGGGCTGGGCGCTGCTGCTGGTGGTCGCCACCCAGCTGTCCTTCGCGGTGATCACCAGCCTGGGCACCGGCGCGGGCAAGCAGGCGCACGACGCGGGCATCGCCGGCGGCCACGGCTACGCCGCCTACGCCAACGCGTACCAGCTGTTCGTCGTCCCGCAGGGCGTCATCACCATCTCGCTGGTGACGGCGCTGCTCCCGGGCATGTCGCGGGCCGCGACGGCCGGCGACTTCCGGAGGATCGGCGAGGACCTGTCGGGGATGCTGCGCTCCTCGGCCGCGATGATCGTCACCGCCGCGGTGCTGTTCCTGGCGCTGGCCCCGCAGATCGCGATGGCCGCGTACGGCTACGGCTCCGGCCCCACCGTGCACGCCGACGCCATGGTCGTCGCCTCGCTGCTGATGGCCTTCTCGATCGGCCTGCCCGCGTTCTGCGCGCAGTACGCGCTGGCCCGCGGCTTCTACGCGATGGGCGACGCCCGCACCCCGTTCTGGCTGACCCTGGTCACCACCGGCACCAACGCGCTGATGTGCTGGATCGCGTACGAGGCGCTGCCGCTGCGCTACAAGGTCGTCGGCATGGCCTTCGCACACACCACGGCCGCCGTGGTGTCGGTCGCGGTCACCGGCACCGCGCTCGGCCGCCGGCTCGCCAAGGGCGCGGCCGGCGCTGCGGCCCCGTCGGCCCCGGCGGCCGCGCCGGTGCCCGCGCCGCGCTCCGACAGCACCATGGTGCTGCGCACCGACGCCTTCGCCCCCGGCGCCGACGCGACCGTCGACCTCGGCACCCGCCGGCCGGCCCGGCGCGGCAGCGGGCTGGAGGGCGGCCGGCTGGTCGTGCTGCACGTCGGCCTGGTGCTGGCCTGCGCGCCGGGCGCGCTGGCCGCGCACTGGCTGGCGGGCCGGTTCGGCGAGGGCCTGTTCGGCAGCCTGGCCGGCCTGGTCGCGGGTTCGCTGGCCGTCCTGGTGTCGCTGTTCGCGCTGGCCCGCCCGCTCGGCGTCGGCGCCTCGGTGGCCCCGTTCGCCCGCAAGCTGCGCATCCCGTACCCGACCCCGGCGCCGACCAGCGGCAAGCACCGCCGCTGA
- a CDS encoding phosphatase PAP2 family protein, whose product MLRCAWPALAGLLGFAALLVLVRAGWAPLARLDRGWVAALHRCALRHPVAAAATQTLADLGAPWVTRTLLGAAALRLWALGARTLALWAAGAAALAWAAAAAGPALAGRAGPHFDDQVALAAGASFPSGPALTAAVTCGALLALVWPRAERPLRAAAGTAAGLAVALVGWTGTALGTHWPSDVLAGWAAAVAVLAGTALAVELWRPGRLGRDARLLRRRAGPRVQRVLAAPLPAEPAAERDPGRP is encoded by the coding sequence GTGCTCCGTTGTGCCTGGCCGGCCCTGGCGGGCCTGCTGGGGTTCGCGGCGCTGCTGGTGCTGGTCCGGGCCGGCTGGGCGCCGCTGGCCCGGCTGGACCGCGGCTGGGTGGCGGCGCTGCACCGCTGCGCGCTGCGGCACCCGGTGGCGGCGGCGGCCACCCAGACGCTGGCCGACCTGGGCGCGCCCTGGGTGACCCGGACCCTGCTCGGGGCGGCCGCGCTCCGGCTGTGGGCGCTGGGCGCCCGGACGCTGGCCCTCTGGGCGGCCGGCGCCGCCGCGCTGGCCTGGGCGGCGGCCGCGGCCGGCCCCGCGCTGGCCGGCCGGGCCGGGCCGCACTTCGACGACCAGGTGGCGCTCGCCGCCGGGGCGTCCTTCCCGTCCGGGCCCGCGCTGACCGCCGCGGTGACCTGCGGGGCGCTGCTGGCGCTGGTGTGGCCGCGGGCCGAGCGGCCGCTGCGGGCGGCGGCCGGCACCGCCGCGGGGCTGGCCGTCGCGCTGGTCGGCTGGACCGGCACCGCGCTGGGCACGCACTGGCCGAGCGACGTGCTGGCGGGCTGGGCGGCGGCGGTCGCCGTGCTGGCCGGGACGGCGCTCGCGGTCGAGCTGTGGCGTCCCGGCCGGCTCGGCCGGGACGCCCGGCTGCTGCGCCGCCGGGCCGGCCCCCGGGTGCAGCGGGTGCTGGCCGCGCCGCTGCCGGCGGAACCCGCCGCGGAGCGTGATCCGGGCCGCCCCTGA
- a CDS encoding sigma-70 family RNA polymerase sigma factor: MATRAVVRDRADRTRTARPTNLEADRDLVGMYLDEIARTPLLDAAEEVELSLRIEAGVFAQHLLDEGEGLDGVSTEELRAIAEDAERAKDVFIRSNLRLVVAVARRYPRSGLPLLDLIQEGNAGLVRAVEKFDYSKGFKFSTYATWWIRQAITRSIADQSRTIRLPVHLVEELGRIRKVQREKAKELGREPDPAEIAAELDTTEQRVKDVLDWARDPVSLNMAVDDEGETQFGDLVEDTGAVSPEDAVMVMLRREELDGLIGRLDDRTASIIRSRYGMEDGRERTLTEVGKQHGLTRERIRQIEKHALAELKKIADHAGFEAA; encoded by the coding sequence ATGGCCACCCGTGCCGTCGTTCGCGACAGGGCCGATCGGACTCGCACCGCCCGCCCGACCAACCTCGAAGCCGACCGCGACCTGGTCGGCATGTACCTCGACGAGATCGCCAGGACGCCCCTGCTCGACGCCGCCGAGGAGGTCGAGCTGTCCCTGCGCATCGAAGCCGGGGTCTTCGCCCAGCACCTGCTCGACGAGGGGGAGGGCCTCGACGGCGTCAGCACCGAGGAGCTCCGGGCGATAGCGGAGGACGCCGAGCGCGCCAAGGACGTCTTCATCCGCTCGAACCTGCGCCTGGTCGTCGCGGTCGCCCGCCGCTACCCGCGCAGCGGCCTCCCGCTGCTCGACCTGATCCAGGAGGGCAACGCCGGCCTGGTCCGCGCCGTGGAGAAGTTCGACTACTCCAAGGGCTTCAAGTTCTCCACCTACGCGACCTGGTGGATCCGCCAGGCGATCACCCGCTCGATCGCCGACCAGTCCCGCACCATCCGGCTGCCCGTGCACCTGGTCGAGGAGCTCGGCCGGATCCGCAAGGTCCAGCGCGAGAAGGCCAAGGAGCTCGGCCGTGAGCCCGACCCGGCGGAGATCGCCGCCGAGCTCGACACCACCGAGCAGCGGGTCAAGGACGTGCTGGACTGGGCCCGCGACCCGGTCAGCCTCAACATGGCGGTCGACGACGAGGGCGAGACCCAGTTCGGCGACCTGGTGGAGGACACCGGCGCGGTCTCCCCGGAGGACGCGGTCATGGTGATGCTGCGCCGCGAGGAGCTGGACGGCCTGATCGGCCGCCTCGACGACCGCACCGCGTCCATCATCCGCAGCCGCTACGGCATGGAGGACGGCCGCGAGCGGACCCTCACCGAGGTCGGCAAGCAGCACGGCCTCACCCGCGAGCGGATCCGCCAGATCGAGAAGCACGCCCTCGCCGAGCTGAAGAAGATCGCCGACCACGCCGGCTTCGAGGCCGCGTGA
- the mscL gene encoding large conductance mechanosensitive channel protein MscL, which yields MKGFKEFLLRGNVVDLAVAVVIGAAFTSVVNAFVKGVISPLVGLFGTKDLAAYSSCLKGPCEVDAAGNVTSGIFILWGSVLSAALSFLITAAVVYFLLILPMNHFMRKRKSVEEEALEAEAKEVELLTEIRDALVRRG from the coding sequence ATGAAAGGCTTCAAGGAATTCCTGCTCCGCGGCAACGTGGTGGACCTGGCCGTCGCCGTCGTCATCGGCGCGGCCTTCACCAGCGTCGTCAACGCGTTCGTCAAGGGCGTGATCAGCCCGCTGGTCGGTCTGTTCGGCACCAAGGACCTGGCCGCCTACAGCTCCTGCCTCAAGGGCCCGTGCGAGGTGGACGCCGCCGGCAACGTCACCTCGGGCATCTTCATCCTGTGGGGCTCGGTGCTCAGCGCCGCGCTCAGCTTCCTGATCACCGCCGCCGTCGTGTACTTCCTGCTGATCCTGCCGATGAACCACTTCATGCGGAAGCGCAAGTCGGTGGAGGAGGAGGCCCTGGAGGCCGAGGCGAAGGAGGTCGAACTGCTCACCGAGATCCGCGACGCGCTGGTCCGCCGCGGCTGA
- a CDS encoding FmdB family zinc ribbon protein yields MPTYQYQCTECGNGLEAVQKFSDDALTTCPDCQGKLRKVFSAVGVVFKGSGFYRTDSRSSSSSSVSGSSSTAATSSASSTASTGSSSTGGSGSAASTSSSAGSSSSASTAS; encoded by the coding sequence GTGCCCACGTACCAGTACCAGTGCACCGAGTGCGGCAACGGCCTCGAGGCGGTGCAGAAGTTCAGCGACGACGCGCTGACCACGTGCCCCGACTGCCAGGGGAAGCTGCGCAAGGTCTTCTCTGCGGTGGGCGTGGTCTTCAAGGGCTCCGGCTTCTACCGCACCGACAGCCGCTCCAGCTCCAGCAGCTCGGTGAGCGGCTCGTCCTCGACGGCGGCGACGTCCTCGGCCTCCTCGACCGCGTCGACCGGCTCGTCCTCGACCGGCGGCAGCGGCTCCGCCGCCTCGACGAGCTCCTCCGCCGGCTCCTCCAGCTCCGCGTCCACCGCGAGCTGA